In Stenotrophomonas sp. ESTM1D_MKCIP4_1, a single genomic region encodes these proteins:
- a CDS encoding dihydrolipoyl dehydrogenase, with protein sequence MSTSLRCDVAIIGAGTAGLAAERAARRNGASTLLIDPHFNGTTCANVGCMPSKLLLAAAKQAERVRRSDLFGIHVEGMQIDGAAVMQRVRAERDRFAALTRKQIDKLDPATRLTGRARFAGPTTLELDDGRRIEARAIIIATGSAPSLPPPFAALGDRVLTNESLFELKQLPARVAVVGTGSLGLEFAQALARLGVQVTLLGNDTQLAKLRCPRVHDALLAVLKRDMDIHLGVDVHPEQSDEGVRVRWTSKDAADGSVQVDYVVAALGRPPNLEGMALDKAKLKLDEHGVPCHDRETMRCGDSAVFLAGDVAADLPLLHEASSDGAIAGRNAVALPARITVKRHVPLSITFTDPPVASIGQSEEEGAVTGTADFDDQGRARVEGVNEGTLTLYAAAPEGRLIGADLAAPAGEHLAHLLAWAVETGCTASRLLELPFYHPTMEEGLKQALRSICAATPITLPADHDAGAPSGG encoded by the coding sequence GTGAGCACATCCCTGCGCTGCGATGTGGCCATCATCGGCGCCGGTACGGCAGGCCTGGCGGCCGAGCGTGCCGCGCGCCGCAACGGCGCGTCCACCCTGCTCATCGATCCACACTTCAATGGCACCACGTGTGCCAACGTCGGCTGCATGCCCTCCAAGCTGTTGCTCGCCGCCGCGAAGCAGGCCGAGCGCGTGCGCCGCTCGGATCTGTTCGGCATCCACGTGGAAGGCATGCAGATTGACGGCGCGGCGGTGATGCAGCGCGTACGTGCCGAACGGGATCGCTTCGCAGCGCTGACCCGCAAGCAGATCGACAAGCTGGATCCCGCCACGCGGCTGACCGGTCGCGCGCGGTTTGCCGGCCCGACCACGCTGGAACTGGATGACGGCCGACGGATCGAGGCACGCGCCATCATCATCGCCACCGGCTCGGCGCCTTCCCTGCCACCGCCGTTTGCCGCACTGGGCGATCGCGTGCTGACCAATGAAAGTCTGTTCGAGCTGAAGCAGCTTCCCGCGCGCGTGGCAGTGGTAGGCACCGGCTCGCTGGGCCTGGAATTTGCCCAGGCACTGGCCCGGCTGGGTGTGCAGGTCACCCTGCTGGGCAACGACACCCAATTGGCCAAGCTGCGCTGCCCGCGCGTGCACGACGCACTGCTGGCGGTACTGAAGCGGGACATGGACATCCACCTCGGCGTGGACGTACACCCGGAGCAGAGCGATGAAGGCGTGCGCGTGCGCTGGACCAGCAAAGACGCAGCGGATGGCAGCGTGCAGGTGGACTACGTGGTGGCCGCGCTGGGGCGGCCGCCCAACCTGGAAGGCATGGCGCTGGACAAGGCAAAGCTGAAGCTGGATGAGCACGGCGTGCCCTGCCACGATCGCGAGACCATGCGCTGCGGCGACAGCGCCGTGTTTCTTGCAGGCGACGTCGCCGCCGATCTGCCATTGCTGCACGAGGCGTCCAGCGATGGCGCCATCGCCGGCCGCAATGCCGTGGCCCTGCCGGCCCGCATCACGGTGAAACGCCATGTACCGTTGAGCATTACCTTTACCGACCCGCCCGTGGCCAGCATCGGCCAATCCGAAGAAGAGGGCGCCGTGACCGGAACGGCCGATTTTGACGACCAGGGCCGCGCGCGCGTGGAGGGCGTCAACGAAGGCACGCTGACCCTGTACGCGGCGGCGCCGGAGGGCAGGCTGATTGGCGCCGACCTGGCGGCCCCTGCGGGTGAGCACCTGGCGCACCTGTTGGCATGGGCAGTGGAAACCGGCTGTACCGCCAGCCGGCTGTTGGAACTGCCGTTCTACCACCCGACCATGGAGGAAGGCTTGAAGCAGGCCCTGCGCAGCATCTGCGCAGCAACGCCCATCACGCTGCCGGCCGACCATGATGCGGGTGCGCCTTCGGGCGGGTGA
- a CDS encoding NAD-dependent succinate-semialdehyde dehydrogenase, whose product MTSQSLKTINPLTEQVLDTYAYMSDAQAADIVKTSHEAFLQWRLRSREDRAAVVAAIARKLDEKKEAFAQLMTDEVGKLIGDSRSEVDLCVAICKYTAEQGPKVLADEQRPSDNGTGIVTHAPIGVVYGIQPWNFPAYQAVRYSIASLMAGNGVLLKHAESCTGSGLFLRDLYEEAGLPKGLFGVLLISHDQSDAIIDHNLVRAVTLTGSEKAGRTVAEKAGKALKKTMLELGSNDAYLVLDDADLELAVKTCVKGRLFNNGQTCVNAKRFIVTEKNYDAFVEAYAKQFAQIRMGDPNDSTTQLGPMVSKAQRDTLHEQVSKSVAQGARLVVGGEVPAQTGWFYPATVLADVAPGQVAYEDELFGPAAAIIKAKDDDDAMRIANDSRYGLGGGIFSRDVKRARELATTYFDTGMVCINGFNVAGPTLPFGGVKASGYGREHGPEGLKEFVNIKSITLPAAP is encoded by the coding sequence ATGACCAGTCAGTCCCTCAAGACCATCAACCCCCTCACCGAACAGGTGCTGGACACCTACGCCTACATGTCCGATGCCCAAGCCGCAGACATCGTAAAGACCAGCCATGAGGCATTCCTGCAGTGGCGCCTGCGCAGCCGCGAAGACCGTGCCGCCGTGGTGGCTGCCATTGCCCGGAAGCTGGATGAAAAGAAAGAAGCGTTCGCGCAGCTGATGACCGATGAGGTCGGCAAGCTGATCGGCGACAGCCGCAGCGAAGTGGATCTGTGCGTGGCCATCTGCAAGTACACCGCCGAGCAGGGCCCCAAGGTTCTGGCCGATGAACAACGTCCGTCGGACAATGGCACCGGCATCGTCACCCACGCGCCCATCGGCGTGGTGTACGGCATCCAACCGTGGAATTTCCCGGCCTACCAGGCCGTGCGCTATTCCATCGCCAGCCTGATGGCCGGCAATGGCGTGCTGCTCAAGCATGCTGAAAGCTGCACCGGCAGCGGTCTGTTCCTGCGTGATCTGTATGAAGAAGCCGGCTTGCCCAAGGGACTGTTCGGCGTGCTGCTCATCAGCCATGACCAGTCCGATGCCATCATCGATCACAACCTGGTGCGCGCGGTAACCCTTACGGGTAGTGAGAAGGCCGGGCGCACCGTCGCCGAAAAGGCCGGCAAGGCGCTGAAGAAGACCATGCTCGAACTCGGCTCCAATGATGCCTATCTGGTGCTGGACGATGCCGACCTGGAGCTGGCGGTGAAGACCTGCGTCAAAGGCCGCCTGTTCAACAACGGCCAGACCTGCGTCAACGCCAAGCGCTTCATCGTGACCGAAAAAAACTACGACGCCTTTGTTGAAGCCTACGCCAAGCAGTTCGCGCAGATCCGCATGGGCGACCCGAACGATTCCACCACCCAGCTCGGCCCGATGGTGTCCAAGGCCCAGCGTGACACCCTGCATGAACAGGTCAGCAAGAGCGTTGCCCAGGGCGCGCGGCTGGTCGTGGGTGGCGAGGTGCCGGCTCAGACCGGCTGGTTCTACCCCGCCACGGTGCTGGCCGACGTCGCACCGGGCCAGGTGGCCTATGAAGATGAACTGTTCGGCCCCGCCGCGGCCATCATCAAAGCCAAGGATGATGACGATGCCATGCGGATCGCCAACGACAGCCGCTACGGGTTGGGCGGCGGTATCTTCAGCCGCGATGTGAAGCGTGCCCGCGAGCTGGCCACCACCTACTTCGACACCGGCATGGTGTGCATCAACGGCTTCAACGTGGCGGGCCCCACCCTGCCCTTCGGCGGCGTGAAGGCTTCCGGCTACGGGCGCGAGCACGGCCCCGAGGGCTTGAAGGAATTCGTCAACATCAAGTCGATCACCTTGCCGGCGGCCCCGTGA
- a CDS encoding YncE family protein — MTRHFRFRSAALAVAISLSVAAPAAFADNATAATAASTAVQRQAIAQGLYELAYSPTQNAVFVASSGGFGDNAGPSQVLRLDPATLAVQTRIPLERKAFGVVLDDAHNRLYVGNTVDTSVTVVDTAQNKAIGTVQLMEKKVGKDGKAGYTHDLRELVVDSAGNRLYVTGHSGEGSVLFVVDTTTLKLIDTIPGLGKAKAPGLALDAANKRVYTSNLLADLVVVGTDAGKVVAQHKIAAEQPMNIALDPDGKRLFVTDQGSEMIRNYVTKTSEGFVSKHPGQRVLVLDRSTGKELASIPTDAGPLGILLDAPRKRLYVTNREGGTVTAYDSTSYKKVATYAVPTHPNSLALDAKNNVLFVSIKNGEKDAKGAEESVARIQL, encoded by the coding sequence ATGACCCGTCATTTCCGTTTCCGCTCGGCCGCGCTGGCCGTTGCCATCTCGCTCAGCGTCGCCGCCCCGGCGGCATTTGCCGATAACGCGACCGCCGCAACGGCCGCCAGCACCGCCGTGCAGCGCCAGGCCATCGCCCAGGGCCTGTACGAGCTGGCCTACAGCCCCACCCAGAACGCCGTGTTCGTGGCCTCGTCCGGTGGCTTCGGTGACAATGCCGGCCCGTCCCAGGTGCTGCGCCTGGACCCGGCCACGCTGGCCGTGCAGACCCGCATTCCGCTGGAGCGCAAGGCGTTCGGCGTGGTGCTGGATGACGCGCACAACCGCCTGTACGTGGGCAACACCGTGGACACTTCGGTGACCGTGGTCGACACCGCGCAGAACAAGGCCATCGGCACCGTGCAGCTGATGGAAAAGAAGGTGGGCAAGGACGGCAAGGCCGGCTACACCCACGACCTGCGCGAGCTGGTGGTGGACAGTGCGGGCAACCGCCTGTACGTGACCGGCCATTCGGGTGAGGGCAGCGTGCTGTTCGTGGTGGACACCACCACCCTGAAGCTGATCGACACCATTCCGGGCCTGGGCAAGGCCAAGGCGCCGGGCCTGGCGCTGGATGCAGCCAACAAGCGCGTGTACACCAGCAACCTGCTGGCCGACCTGGTGGTGGTGGGCACCGACGCCGGGAAGGTGGTGGCGCAGCACAAGATTGCGGCCGAGCAGCCGATGAACATTGCGCTGGACCCGGACGGCAAGCGCCTGTTCGTGACCGACCAGGGTTCGGAGATGATCCGCAACTACGTGACCAAGACCAGCGAGGGCTTCGTCAGCAAGCACCCGGGGCAGCGCGTGCTGGTGCTCGACCGCAGCACGGGCAAGGAACTGGCCAGCATCCCGACCGACGCCGGCCCTCTGGGCATCCTGCTGGACGCACCGCGCAAGCGCCTGTATGTGACCAACCGCGAAGGCGGCACGGTGACGGCCTATGACAGCACCAGCTACAAGAAGGTGGCCACCTATGCGGTGCCGACGCACCCGAACAGCCTGGCACTGGATGCGAAGAACAACGTCCTGTTCGTGAGCATCAAGAACGGCGAGAAGGATGCCAAGGGCGCGGAAGAGAGCGTGGCGCGCATCCAGCTGTAA
- a CDS encoding DUF2345 domain-containing protein yields the protein AQLKGAERSLEQMQQTLAQQEVPGLAEYQRTQQLREQIDPQAQGRFQGDVNGQSGMKPGSDGRSPGEQPVERLGKPLLLAEAPHHVAWTTPASAVAYAGQNLQMTVQQDLHVSAGETIATVSGGHVSLFAQSGPLRVIAAQGPVSLQANDGELELLSDQALTITATDDRIDVLAQTKVVLQAGSSAITLEGGNITFSCPGEFTVKAGEHPFLGGASSPAAIVPLPRQLAPRLKYRGKLRVVDAQQRARPSTYYKIVTAAGEVLAQGVTDETGRSITVGTESDATLTAYIGHGGWSIESSIDGQDDPCEC from the coding sequence TGGCGCAGCTGAAAGGCGCCGAGCGCAGCCTGGAACAGATGCAGCAGACCCTGGCCCAGCAAGAGGTGCCCGGCCTGGCCGAGTACCAGCGCACCCAGCAGCTGCGCGAGCAGATCGACCCGCAGGCGCAGGGCCGCTTCCAGGGCGATGTGAACGGGCAGAGTGGAATGAAGCCCGGCAGCGATGGCCGCAGCCCCGGCGAGCAGCCGGTGGAACGGCTGGGCAAGCCCCTGCTGCTGGCCGAAGCGCCGCACCACGTTGCCTGGACCACCCCGGCCAGCGCGGTGGCCTACGCCGGACAGAACCTGCAGATGACCGTGCAGCAGGACCTGCACGTCAGCGCCGGGGAAACCATCGCCACCGTTTCCGGCGGGCACGTCTCGCTCTTCGCGCAGAGCGGCCCGCTGCGGGTGATCGCCGCGCAGGGCCCGGTGAGCCTGCAGGCCAACGACGGCGAACTGGAACTGCTGAGCGACCAGGCCCTGACCATCACCGCCACCGACGACCGCATCGACGTGCTGGCGCAGACCAAGGTGGTGCTGCAGGCCGGCAGCAGCGCGATCACGCTGGAGGGGGGAAACATCACCTTCAGTTGCCCGGGTGAATTCACGGTGAAGGCGGGGGAGCATCCGTTTCTGGGGGGAGCGTCCAGCCCCGCTGCCATCGTTCCGCTGCCGAGGCAGCTTGCGCCACGATTGAAGTATCGCGGGAAGCTGCGTGTGGTGGATGCGCAGCAAAGGGCCCGACCCAGCACCTACTACAAAATTGTCACCGCCGCGGGCGAGGTGTTGGCGCAAGGCGTTACTGATGAAACAGGACGGAGCATTACGGTCGGAACCGAGTCGGACGCCACGCTTACGGCCTACATCGGTCATGGAGGCTGGAGCATCGAATCATCGATCGATGGACAGGATGACCCCTGCGAATGTTGA
- a CDS encoding type VI secretion system Vgr family protein, producing MAKDAIAALARTITLSSQHPRQLTLRGPREDWVVERFEGTESVCGDNRLQIDCLATDAVLDLAPWLEQPLTLQLRQADGALRQWHGLCTEAAQLGSDGGLARYRLILEPWTALLRLRRNAVIFQDQDTRAICEQIFGDYPQAEFRFDVQAELPARAITTQYRETDWAFVTRLLAEAGLAWRIEQAQGEEAAHTLVVFEPGAELPDTGTLRFHRADMAEASDGITAFAERQQLVPNASTVASWHSEQVNAVAAQSSADAGSLPALEVYVQPRAGRFAQPGWADAEAQARLDALRV from the coding sequence ATGGCAAAGGACGCCATTGCCGCCCTGGCGCGGACCATCACACTCAGCAGCCAACACCCACGCCAACTGACACTGCGTGGTCCACGTGAGGACTGGGTGGTCGAACGCTTCGAGGGCACCGAATCGGTCTGCGGCGACAACCGCCTGCAGATCGACTGCCTGGCCACCGATGCCGTCCTCGATCTGGCCCCTTGGCTGGAACAGCCGCTCACCCTGCAGCTGCGCCAGGCCGACGGCGCGCTGCGGCAGTGGCATGGCCTGTGCACCGAGGCCGCACAGCTGGGCAGCGATGGCGGCCTGGCCCGCTACCGCCTGATCCTTGAACCCTGGACCGCGCTGCTGCGCCTGCGCCGCAATGCGGTGATCTTCCAGGACCAGGACACCCGCGCCATCTGCGAGCAGATCTTCGGCGACTACCCGCAGGCGGAGTTCCGCTTCGACGTGCAGGCCGAACTGCCCGCCCGTGCCATCACCACCCAGTACCGCGAAACCGACTGGGCCTTTGTCACCCGGCTGCTGGCCGAGGCCGGCCTGGCCTGGCGCATCGAGCAGGCGCAGGGCGAGGAAGCCGCGCACACGCTGGTGGTGTTCGAGCCGGGTGCGGAATTGCCCGACACCGGCACGCTGCGCTTCCATCGCGCCGACATGGCCGAGGCCAGCGACGGCATCACCGCCTTCGCCGAGCGCCAGCAGCTGGTGCCCAATGCCAGCACCGTGGCCAGCTGGCACAGCGAACAGGTCAATGCCGTGGCCGCGCAGTCCAGTGCCGATGCCGGCAGCCTGCCCGCGCTGGAGGTCTACGTGCAGCCGCGCGCCGGCCGCTTCGCCCAGCCCGGCTGGGCCGATGCCGAAGCGCAGGCGCGGCTGGATGCGCTGCGCGTGG
- a CDS encoding alpha/beta hydrolase has translation MTASSVRLHVEDTGGTGRPVILIHGWPLSAEAWKAQVPILRDAGYRVISYDRRGFGRSEKPAEGYDYDTLAADLAALIEERDLKKVSLVGFSMGGGEVARYIGNHGEDRLHSVVFASAVPPYLLKTDDNPDGPLPRAKADEMRQGLEKDREAFFDGFTRDFFSANGKLKVTEEERQAAIALCHQSDQTAALGCMKAFATTDFRADLKRVTVPALVLHGDSDATVPFEGSGERTHAALPGSELVLLKDAPHGCNTSHADDFNLALLNFLKK, from the coding sequence ATGACTGCTTCCTCTGTCCGCCTGCACGTTGAAGACACCGGCGGCACCGGCCGCCCGGTCATCCTCATCCATGGCTGGCCGCTTTCGGCCGAGGCCTGGAAAGCACAGGTGCCGATCCTGCGTGATGCCGGCTATCGCGTAATCAGCTACGACCGGCGCGGTTTCGGCCGTTCGGAGAAGCCGGCTGAGGGCTATGACTACGACACGTTGGCTGCCGACCTCGCGGCGCTTATCGAAGAACGCGACCTGAAAAAGGTAAGCCTGGTCGGTTTCTCGATGGGCGGCGGCGAAGTGGCGCGCTATATCGGCAACCACGGTGAAGACCGCCTGCACAGCGTGGTGTTCGCGTCGGCAGTGCCGCCGTACCTGCTGAAGACGGATGACAATCCAGATGGCCCGTTGCCGCGGGCAAAAGCCGATGAAATGCGCCAAGGTCTGGAAAAAGACCGCGAGGCATTCTTCGACGGCTTCACCCGCGATTTCTTCAGCGCCAATGGAAAGCTGAAGGTGACGGAAGAGGAACGGCAGGCGGCGATAGCGCTATGCCATCAGTCCGACCAGACGGCGGCGCTGGGCTGTATGAAGGCCTTCGCGACCACCGATTTCCGGGCCGACCTGAAGCGCGTAACCGTGCCCGCCCTGGTGCTGCACGGCGACAGCGATGCGACCGTGCCGTTCGAGGGGTCAGGCGAGCGCACGCATGCGGCATTGCCGGGCAGCGAGCTGGTGCTGCTGAAGGATGCGCCGCATGGCTGCAATACCAGCCATGCCGATGATTTCAATCTGGCGTTGCTGAATTTCCTGAAGAAGTAG
- a CDS encoding polysaccharide deacetylase family protein codes for MRSLLRAVPLLLLSLVAQAAEVDRRIAVTIDDLPWARLDEIAPADLQARHEALLAQLRQAGVPVVGFVNGNKLEVDGVVQPARVQMLRDWRDAGYTLGNHTWSHMDLNAKGVEAFQQDFLRGEEVLKPLLAERGQVPQWMRHPYLRAGRTPQERAQMDTFFAEHGYRIAPVTVDNGEWVWAFAYANVMNEQPDSPGREATLARLRKGYVPYMLNKVDYYEQQSQALLGYALPQVWLMHANELNAATFAELVAATRRRGYRFVSLEEALRDPAYARGTQGYDGRYGPSWLHRWAMAEKKPKDFYAGEPVVPKWVMQLAKVDYE; via the coding sequence ATGCGTTCGTTGCTGCGTGCCGTGCCGTTGTTGTTGCTTTCGTTGGTGGCGCAGGCGGCCGAGGTGGACCGCCGGATTGCGGTGACCATTGATGACCTGCCATGGGCACGCCTGGACGAGATCGCGCCCGCCGACCTGCAGGCCCGCCATGAGGCGCTGCTGGCGCAGCTGCGGCAGGCCGGTGTGCCGGTGGTCGGCTTCGTCAACGGCAACAAGCTGGAAGTGGACGGCGTGGTGCAGCCGGCGCGGGTGCAGATGCTGCGCGACTGGCGTGATGCCGGCTACACGCTGGGCAACCACACCTGGTCGCACATGGATCTGAATGCCAAGGGCGTGGAGGCGTTCCAGCAGGATTTCCTGCGCGGCGAGGAGGTGCTGAAGCCGTTGCTGGCTGAGCGCGGGCAGGTGCCGCAGTGGATGCGCCACCCTTACCTGCGCGCGGGCCGCACGCCGCAGGAGCGTGCGCAGATGGACACGTTCTTTGCCGAGCATGGGTACCGCATTGCGCCGGTGACGGTGGACAACGGCGAGTGGGTGTGGGCGTTCGCCTATGCCAACGTGATGAACGAGCAGCCGGATTCACCCGGGCGCGAGGCGACGCTGGCGCGCCTGCGCAAGGGCTATGTGCCGTACATGCTGAACAAGGTGGATTACTACGAACAGCAGTCGCAGGCCCTGTTGGGGTATGCCCTGCCGCAGGTGTGGTTGATGCACGCCAACGAGCTCAATGCCGCCACGTTTGCCGAGCTGGTGGCCGCCACCCGGCGGCGCGGCTACCGCTTCGTTTCGCTGGAAGAGGCCCTGCGCGACCCAGCGTATGCGCGTGGCACCCAGGGTTACGACGGCCGCTACGGCCCGAGCTGGCTGCACCGCTGGGCGATGGCCGAGAAGAAGCCCAAGGACTTCTATGCCGGTGAGCCGGTGGTGCCGAAGTGGGTGATGCAGCTGGCGAAGGTGGATTACGAGTAA
- a CDS encoding MnmC family methyltransferase, translated as MPSPHPAPVPAVPHYTGPLLTRDSAEALRRAHDKGTNDWQGSLDLGRSEETVGLQAEGFRFRGQHYPWPGKLKDRTLYYWDGEDFAPISRYSGSLIKLVPTEWGAPTFEIDGIKMLPTSKLSPFEDARRKVELVAPAGKSILDTCGGLGYFAACALEAGVGQIRSFEKNADVMWLRTLNPWSPDPDSAAAGGRLHFGQGDVSQQIEQVASSSVDAILHDPPRFGIAGELYSQAFYDHLARVIRKGGRLFHYTGAPNKLTSGRDVPREVAKRLEKAGFKAELALDGVLAVKR; from the coding sequence ATGCCCTCCCCCCACCCAGCCCCGGTACCCGCCGTGCCCCATTACACCGGCCCCCTGCTCACCCGCGACAGCGCCGAAGCCCTGCGCCGCGCGCATGACAAGGGCACGAACGACTGGCAGGGCTCGCTCGACCTGGGCCGCAGCGAGGAAACGGTTGGGCTGCAGGCGGAAGGCTTCCGTTTCCGCGGCCAGCACTACCCGTGGCCGGGCAAGCTGAAAGACCGCACGCTGTACTACTGGGACGGCGAGGATTTCGCGCCCATCTCGCGCTACAGCGGCTCGCTCATCAAGCTGGTACCCACCGAATGGGGCGCGCCCACCTTCGAGATCGACGGCATCAAGATGCTGCCAACCTCCAAGCTCTCGCCCTTCGAGGATGCACGCCGCAAGGTGGAACTGGTCGCACCGGCCGGCAAGTCCATCCTCGATACCTGCGGTGGCCTGGGGTACTTCGCCGCCTGCGCACTGGAAGCCGGCGTCGGCCAGATCCGATCCTTCGAGAAGAATGCCGACGTCATGTGGCTGCGCACGCTCAATCCATGGTCACCCGACCCGGATTCCGCAGCGGCCGGTGGTCGCCTGCACTTCGGCCAGGGCGATGTCTCGCAGCAGATCGAACAGGTGGCCAGCAGCAGCGTGGACGCCATCCTGCATGACCCGCCGCGCTTCGGCATTGCGGGCGAACTGTATTCGCAGGCGTTCTACGACCACCTCGCCCGCGTCATCCGCAAGGGCGGCCGCCTGTTCCACTACACGGGTGCGCCCAACAAGCTGACCAGCGGCCGCGATGTGCCGCGTGAAGTGGCCAAGCGCCTGGAAAAGGCCGGCTTCAAGGCCGAACTGGCGCTGGACGGCGTACTGGCCGTCAAGCGCTGA